In Halorhabdus rudnickae, the following proteins share a genomic window:
- a CDS encoding glycosyltransferase family 4 protein has protein sequence MRVAFVSMTTTRHRDTEGNRRLERLAHQLADRGHDVTVFCAAWWDDYRDERTIDGVTYHGVTVSPAATSFATRLPVLLARYRPDVIHVRPRPPRAVFTASSGGTLARAPVVLEWYGDEGLADSRTVRLLLREATAVVTPSEMVRTQVRERGVVDERSHEIPDGIDFSLIENTEPGEETEVAFGHSLNETANLDSLLLALAELRDRNWSVTVVGDGPLRRDYERQAADLRIDDRITFAGECSQEERIAIYRGAHAFVQTAYREYFARELLQALAAGCVGIVEYQAESSAHELIENHRRSFRVTDPQELADAIVESGDLERRTIDEDFARFDHREIVESYLDLYRDVQESHGIL, from the coding sequence ATGCGGGTCGCCTTCGTGTCGATGACTACGACCCGTCATCGGGACACTGAGGGAAACCGACGATTGGAACGCCTTGCCCACCAGCTTGCCGACCGGGGCCACGACGTCACTGTCTTCTGTGCGGCCTGGTGGGATGACTACCGCGACGAGCGGACGATCGACGGCGTCACCTATCACGGCGTGACCGTCTCGCCGGCAGCAACTTCCTTCGCAACGCGACTCCCAGTCCTGCTGGCGCGGTATCGGCCGGACGTGATCCACGTCCGACCCCGGCCGCCGCGGGCCGTCTTCACAGCCAGTTCGGGCGGGACGCTCGCCCGCGCTCCGGTCGTCCTCGAGTGGTACGGCGACGAAGGACTGGCCGACTCACGGACTGTCAGACTCCTCCTCCGAGAAGCGACTGCCGTGGTCACGCCCTCAGAAATGGTCAGGACGCAAGTCCGCGAACGGGGCGTCGTGGACGAGCGATCCCACGAGATCCCCGACGGGATCGACTTCTCGCTGATCGAAAACACCGAACCTGGCGAAGAGACCGAGGTCGCCTTTGGTCACTCCCTGAACGAAACGGCCAACCTCGATAGTCTCTTGCTGGCGCTGGCGGAGTTGCGCGACCGCAACTGGTCGGTGACAGTCGTCGGTGACGGGCCGCTCCGGCGCGACTACGAACGCCAGGCCGCCGATCTCCGGATCGACGACCGCATCACGTTCGCCGGGGAGTGTAGCCAGGAAGAACGGATCGCCATCTACCGCGGCGCCCATGCCTTCGTCCAGACGGCCTATCGCGAGTACTTCGCTCGCGAGTTGCTGCAGGCGCTTGCTGCGGGCTGTGTCGGTATCGTCGAATATCAGGCCGAGTCCAGCGCCCACGAACTCATCGAGAACCACCGCCGGAGTTTCCGCGTCACCGATCCCCAGGAACTGGCCGACGCGATCGTCGAATCGGGCGATCTGGAACGACGCACGATCGACGAGGACTTCGCTCGCTTCGACCACCGGGAGATCGTCGAATCGTATCTCGACCTCTACCGCGACGTGCAGGAGTCACACGGCATCCTCTGA